The Mycolicibacterium hassiacum DSM 44199 genome includes a window with the following:
- a CDS encoding SRPBCC family protein, translating to MTGPAAVDSSLTVKRDTTATRKRVWEVLADGWTYSQWVVGNSRMRAVDRSWPAPGSKIHHTIGVWPLIVNDETEVESCIPERELVLHARGRPFGGARITLRLHDSDNGCQIEMAEVPVGGPLNLIPRRLALLAAAPRNRECLYRLTALAEQRIEPE from the coding sequence GTGACCGGGCCCGCGGCCGTCGACAGCTCGTTGACGGTCAAACGCGACACCACCGCGACGCGCAAGCGCGTGTGGGAGGTGCTCGCGGACGGGTGGACGTACTCGCAGTGGGTGGTCGGCAACAGCCGGATGCGGGCGGTCGACCGCAGCTGGCCCGCGCCCGGCAGCAAGATCCACCACACCATCGGGGTGTGGCCGCTGATCGTCAACGACGAGACCGAGGTCGAGTCCTGTATCCCGGAGCGGGAGCTGGTGCTGCATGCGCGTGGCCGCCCGTTCGGTGGAGCGCGAATCACGTTGCGGCTGCACGACTCCGACAACGGCTGTCAGATCGAGATGGCCGAGGTGCCGGTCGGCGGACCGCTCAACCTGATCCCGCGCCGGCTGGCGCTGCTGGCGGCCGCACCGCGCAACCGGGAGTGCCTGTACCGGCTGACCGCCCTGGCCGAGCAGCGCATCGAACCGGAGTAG
- a CDS encoding alpha/beta fold hydrolase, protein MSTEPPVIPGVRRSFVDANGVRFHVTEAGPADGRPVLALHGWPQHHYLWRDLLTEPPAGLRIIAPDLPGYGWSGPAPHRWAKDDVATDVLALMDTLDLDRVLLVGHDWGAFIGYRMVLRCPERFDGYVCANMAHPWVRPETMAPHLWRFWYQVPVATAGAWLLRNTKALNRLFRGASDLSPAEARVFVDRFRDPVCARASRDTYRTFLTRELPAATRQSPPPRVTVPIRAVFGYRDRALHPDMVSAETAKADDYTVEFVDATHFVVDERPEIIRAKLVELAEQTAAA, encoded by the coding sequence ATGAGCACCGAACCACCGGTCATCCCCGGGGTGCGCAGGTCGTTCGTCGACGCCAACGGGGTGCGGTTCCACGTGACCGAGGCCGGCCCGGCCGACGGCCGCCCGGTGCTCGCGTTGCACGGCTGGCCGCAGCACCACTACCTGTGGCGCGACCTGCTGACCGAGCCGCCGGCCGGGTTGCGGATCATCGCCCCGGATCTGCCCGGCTACGGCTGGTCGGGTCCGGCGCCGCACCGCTGGGCCAAGGATGACGTGGCCACCGATGTGCTGGCGCTGATGGACACGCTGGACCTGGACCGCGTGCTGCTGGTCGGCCACGACTGGGGGGCGTTCATCGGCTATCGCATGGTGTTGCGCTGCCCGGAGCGGTTCGACGGGTACGTGTGCGCGAACATGGCGCACCCGTGGGTGCGGCCGGAGACCATGGCGCCGCATCTGTGGCGGTTCTGGTACCAGGTGCCGGTGGCCACGGCCGGTGCCTGGCTGCTGCGCAACACCAAGGCGCTGAACCGGCTGTTCCGCGGCGCGTCGGATCTGAGCCCGGCCGAGGCCCGCGTGTTCGTCGACCGGTTCCGTGACCCGGTGTGCGCGCGGGCGTCCCGCGACACCTACCGCACCTTCCTGACCCGCGAATTACCCGCCGCCACAAGGCAATCCCCGCCGCCGAGGGTCACGGTGCCGATCCGGGCGGTGTTCGGGTACCGGGATCGGGCGCTGCACCCCGACATGGTGTCGGCCGAGACCGCCAAGGCCGACGACTACACCGTCGAGTTCGTCGACGCCACCCACTTCGTCGTCGACGAGCGCCCGGAGATCATCCGGGCCAAGCTGGTCGAGCTCGCCGAACAGACCGCCGCGGCCTGA
- the fdxA gene encoding ferredoxin, whose translation MTYVITSACVDVMHKSCVPECPVDCIYEGLRTMYINPDECVDCGACRLACEENAIFYETDLPEEEKRHLDDNRAFFTEVLPGRDEPLGSPGGASKIGPLGVDTPMIAAMPPRTGG comes from the coding sequence ATGACCTACGTGATCACCAGCGCATGCGTCGACGTGATGCACAAGTCATGCGTCCCGGAATGCCCGGTGGACTGCATCTACGAAGGCCTCCGCACCATGTACATCAACCCGGACGAATGCGTCGACTGCGGGGCGTGCAGACTCGCGTGCGAAGAGAACGCGATCTTCTACGAAACCGACCTGCCCGAGGAAGAGAAGCGCCACCTCGACGACAACCGGGCCTTCTTCACCGAGGTGCTGCCGGGACGTGACGAACCGCTGGGCAGCCCGGGCGGCGCGTCGAAGATCGGCCCGCTGGGGGTCGACACCCCGATGATCGCCGCGATGCCGCCGCGAACAGGTGGATGA
- a CDS encoding pyridoxamine 5'-phosphate oxidase family protein, whose product MPKGHELEELNRRQCLDLLQTVQVGRLVFTEDALPAVQPVNFRLWRDDIVIRVAGGPKLAAATNHHVVAFQADQLDPQLRTGWSVTVVGHAEHITDINDLVELSGPFLAPWVDGRRDHFIRIRTEKVTGRRFIEPGLPHYHGLVEENSSTS is encoded by the coding sequence ATGCCTAAGGGGCACGAACTCGAGGAGCTCAACCGTAGGCAGTGTCTCGACCTCCTGCAGACGGTTCAGGTCGGCCGGCTGGTGTTCACCGAGGACGCGCTGCCGGCCGTGCAGCCGGTCAACTTCCGGCTGTGGCGTGACGACATCGTGATCCGCGTGGCCGGCGGCCCGAAGCTGGCCGCCGCCACCAACCATCACGTGGTGGCCTTCCAGGCCGACCAGCTCGACCCGCAGTTGCGCACCGGTTGGAGCGTCACCGTGGTCGGGCACGCCGAACACATCACCGATATCAACGATTTGGTGGAGCTGTCCGGGCCGTTCCTCGCCCCATGGGTGGACGGACGCCGCGACCACTTCATCCGGATCCGTACCGAGAAGGTGACCGGCAGGCGCTTCATCGAGCCGGGTCTGCCGCACTACCACGGACTGGTCGAGGAGAACAGCTCCACATCGTGA
- a CDS encoding Ppx/GppA phosphatase family protein: MTRVGAIDCGTNSIRLLIADADDRGRLSDVHREMRIVRLGQGVDATGRLAPEAIARTRAALTDYTALMRDHGVARVRMVATSATRDASNRDEFFAMTAELLGTVVAGAVAEVITGTEEAELSFRGAVGELDPGEGPFVVVDLGGGSTEVVLGTREVEASRSVDIGCVRLTERCLHSDPPTPAEIAAARGVIADALAEAFAAVPVQRARTWVGVAGTMTTLAALAKRLPAYDSEAIHLSRVPFGDLLPVCEELIGMTRARRAALGPMHEGRVDVIGGGALIVEELADALGRTAGIDELVVSEHDILDGIALSIL; the protein is encoded by the coding sequence ATGACGCGGGTCGGCGCGATTGACTGTGGCACCAATTCGATCCGGCTGCTCATCGCCGACGCCGACGACCGGGGCCGGTTGTCCGACGTGCACCGCGAGATGCGCATCGTGCGGCTGGGCCAGGGGGTGGACGCCACCGGGCGGCTCGCCCCCGAGGCGATCGCCCGCACCCGCGCCGCGTTGACCGACTACACGGCGCTGATGCGGGACCACGGCGTGGCCCGGGTGCGAATGGTCGCGACCTCGGCGACCCGCGACGCGTCCAACCGCGACGAGTTCTTCGCGATGACCGCCGAACTGCTCGGCACCGTGGTTGCGGGGGCGGTCGCCGAGGTGATCACCGGCACCGAGGAGGCCGAACTGTCGTTCCGCGGCGCGGTCGGTGAACTGGATCCCGGGGAGGGGCCGTTCGTCGTGGTGGATCTCGGCGGCGGGTCCACCGAGGTGGTGCTGGGCACCCGCGAGGTCGAGGCGAGCCGCTCGGTCGACATCGGCTGTGTGCGGCTGACCGAACGCTGCCTGCACTCCGATCCGCCGACCCCGGCCGAAATCGCCGCCGCGCGTGGCGTTATCGCCGATGCGCTGGCCGAGGCGTTCGCCGCGGTGCCGGTGCAGCGGGCCCGCACCTGGGTGGGGGTGGCCGGCACCATGACGACGCTGGCCGCGCTGGCCAAGCGGCTACCGGCCTACGACTCGGAGGCGATCCACCTGTCGCGGGTGCCGTTCGGCGACCTGCTGCCGGTGTGCGAGGAGCTGATCGGGATGACGCGCGCCCGCCGGGCGGCGCTGGGGCCGATGCACGAGGGTCGGGTGGACGTGATCGGTGGCGGTGCGCTCATCGTCGAGGAACTCGCCGACGCGCTCGGCCGAACGGCCGGCATCGACGAACTCGTCGTCAGCGAGCACGACATCCTCGACGGCATCGCGCTGTCGATCCTCTGA
- a CDS encoding DUF501 domain-containing protein codes for MVDPADLEVVERQLGRRPRGVLEIAYRCPNGEPGVVKTAPRLPDGTPFPTLYYLTHPALVAAVSRLESAGVMREMSERLQQDSELAAAYRRAHEAYLAERDAIESLGTTFSGGGMPDRVKCLHVLVAHSLAKGPGVNPIGDEALAMLVDDPSLDGVLDKGVWRR; via the coding sequence GTGGTTGATCCGGCCGACCTCGAAGTGGTCGAACGCCAACTCGGTCGTCGGCCCCGGGGTGTACTCGAGATCGCATACCGGTGTCCCAACGGGGAGCCCGGTGTGGTCAAGACCGCACCGCGGCTGCCCGACGGCACGCCGTTCCCCACGCTGTACTACCTGACCCATCCGGCCCTGGTCGCGGCGGTGAGCCGGTTGGAGTCGGCGGGGGTGATGCGGGAGATGAGCGAACGGCTGCAACAGGATTCCGAGCTGGCCGCCGCCTACCGCCGCGCGCACGAGGCGTATCTGGCCGAACGCGACGCGATCGAGTCGCTGGGCACCACGTTCTCCGGCGGGGGTATGCCGGATCGGGTGAAATGCCTGCACGTGCTGGTCGCGCATTCGCTGGCCAAGGGGCCCGGGGTGAACCCGATCGGCGACGAGGCGCTGGCCATGCTGGTCGACGACCCGTCGCTGGACGGGGTGCTGGACAAAGGGGTATGGAGACGATGA
- a CDS encoding FtsB family cell division protein — protein sequence MPEAKRPDPKRRSPTSRPAGPTKSGSGAGRDRPRGASPTRREPRSTEPRPASQEEANDAADSIRKAIAAAAEQQSEQRFGSAARRAAILAAVVCVLTLTITGPVRTYFAQRTEMQQLKATEEQLRAQIAELEQQKIKLEDPQYIAAQARSRLGFVMPGEIPYQVQLPPGAVPEGTQVDEPVTNLDPDQPWYTALWNTIAQGPQSVSPSGAPPEPPPPAPGG from the coding sequence GTGCCCGAAGCGAAGCGGCCTGACCCGAAACGACGCTCCCCGACCTCCCGGCCCGCGGGGCCGACCAAGTCGGGTAGCGGCGCCGGGCGCGACCGGCCGCGTGGTGCGTCGCCGACGCGCCGCGAGCCGCGCAGCACCGAGCCGCGTCCCGCTTCGCAGGAAGAGGCCAACGACGCCGCCGATTCGATCCGCAAGGCCATCGCCGCCGCGGCCGAACAACAATCCGAACAGCGGTTCGGTTCGGCCGCGCGGCGGGCGGCGATCCTGGCGGCGGTGGTCTGCGTGCTGACGCTGACCATCACCGGACCGGTCCGCACCTACTTCGCTCAACGCACCGAGATGCAGCAGTTGAAGGCCACCGAGGAGCAATTGCGCGCCCAGATCGCCGAACTCGAGCAGCAGAAGATCAAGCTCGAGGATCCGCAGTACATCGCCGCTCAGGCGCGCAGCCGGCTCGGGTTCGTGATGCCCGGCGAGATCCCCTATCAGGTGCAGTTGCCGCCGGGGGCGGTGCCCGAGGGGACGCAGGTCGACGAACCGGTGACCAACCTGGATCCCGACCAGCCGTGGTACACCGCGCTGTGGAACACCATCGCCCAAGGGCCGCAGAGTGTTTCACCGAGCGGTGCACCACCCGAGCCGCCCCCGCCCGCGCCCGGTGGTTGA
- the eno gene encoding phosphopyruvate hydratase, which yields MPIIEQVGAREILDSRGNPTVEVEVALSDGTFGRAAVPSGASTGEHEAVELRDGGSRYGGKGVEKAVQAVLDEIAPAVIGLAADDQRLVDQALVDLDGTPDKSRLGANAILGVSLAVAKAAAEAAELPLFRYIGGPNAHILPVPMMNILNGGAHADTGVDVQEFMIAPIGAPSFKEALRWGAEVYHALKSVLKQQGLATGLGDEGGFAPDVPNTKAALDLIAKAIETAGYKLGSDVALALDVAATEFFTAGSGYRFENETRTAEQMAEFYSNLLDSYPLVSIEDPLSEDDWDGWVALTSAIGDRIQLVGDDLFVTNPERLEDGIQKGAANALLVKVNQIGTLTETLDAVALAHNSGYRTMMSHRSGETEDTTIADLAVAVGSGQIKTGAPARSERVAKYNQLLRIEETLGDAARYAGDLAFPRFSVEAK from the coding sequence GTGCCCATCATCGAGCAGGTTGGAGCCCGCGAGATCCTCGACTCCCGCGGTAACCCGACGGTCGAGGTCGAGGTGGCCCTTTCGGACGGCACCTTCGGCCGGGCCGCGGTGCCGTCGGGTGCGTCCACCGGTGAGCACGAAGCGGTCGAGCTGCGCGACGGCGGGTCCCGCTACGGCGGCAAGGGTGTCGAGAAGGCGGTGCAGGCCGTGCTCGACGAGATCGCTCCCGCGGTGATCGGGCTGGCCGCCGACGATCAGCGGCTGGTGGATCAGGCCCTGGTCGACCTGGACGGCACCCCGGACAAGTCGCGGCTGGGTGCCAACGCGATCCTCGGCGTGTCGCTGGCGGTGGCCAAGGCCGCCGCGGAGGCCGCCGAGCTGCCGTTGTTCCGCTACATCGGCGGGCCCAACGCCCACATCCTGCCGGTGCCGATGATGAACATCCTCAACGGCGGGGCCCACGCCGACACCGGCGTCGACGTGCAGGAGTTCATGATCGCCCCGATCGGCGCGCCGTCGTTCAAGGAGGCGCTGCGCTGGGGCGCGGAGGTCTACCACGCGCTCAAGTCGGTGCTCAAGCAGCAGGGCCTGGCCACCGGCCTGGGCGACGAGGGCGGCTTCGCCCCGGACGTGCCCAACACCAAGGCCGCGCTGGACCTCATCGCCAAGGCCATCGAGACCGCCGGCTACAAGCTCGGCTCGGACGTCGCGCTGGCGCTCGATGTCGCCGCCACCGAGTTCTTCACCGCCGGCTCCGGCTACCGGTTCGAGAACGAGACGCGCACCGCCGAGCAAATGGCCGAGTTCTACAGCAACCTGCTGGACAGCTACCCGCTGGTGTCGATCGAGGACCCGCTGTCGGAGGACGACTGGGACGGCTGGGTGGCGCTGACCTCGGCCATCGGCGACCGCATCCAGCTGGTCGGCGACGACCTGTTCGTCACCAACCCGGAGCGGCTCGAGGACGGAATCCAGAAGGGTGCGGCCAACGCGCTGCTGGTGAAGGTGAACCAGATCGGCACGCTGACCGAGACCCTCGACGCGGTCGCGCTGGCGCACAACAGCGGCTACCGCACCATGATGAGCCACCGCAGCGGCGAGACCGAGGACACCACGATCGCCGACCTGGCGGTGGCGGTGGGCAGCGGCCAGATCAAGACCGGCGCCCCGGCCCGCAGCGAGCGCGTCGCCAAGTACAACCAGCTGCTGCGCATCGAGGAGACCCTCGGCGACGCCGCCCGCTACGCCGGTGATCTGGCGTTCCCCCGGTTCAGCGTGGAGGCCAAATAG
- a CDS encoding lytic transglycosylase domain-containing protein produces the protein MVSPVRWVRALAVLGAAALLLASSCSWHPGTPIPEGVPPPPGDPVPEIDIYVPGRPADQLRDWAAERAPKLGIPPAALEAYAYAARVAQVVNPNCKLAWTTLAGIGEVESHHGTYHGATIAVNGDVHPPIRGVRLDGTNGNLEIIDNDDELDGDPVHARAMGPMQFIPETWKLYGVDANNDGVISPDNFDDAALSAAGYLCWRGKDLSTPKGWMDALLAYNNSLTYARMVRDRATAYANGRPY, from the coding sequence CTGGTGTCGCCAGTGCGTTGGGTGCGGGCACTCGCCGTACTGGGGGCGGCGGCGCTCCTGTTGGCGTCCAGCTGTTCGTGGCACCCGGGGACACCGATTCCGGAGGGGGTGCCGCCGCCACCCGGCGACCCGGTGCCGGAGATCGACATTTACGTTCCCGGCCGGCCCGCCGACCAGCTGCGCGACTGGGCCGCCGAACGTGCCCCGAAGCTCGGCATCCCGCCCGCGGCGCTGGAGGCCTACGCTTACGCCGCCCGGGTCGCCCAGGTGGTCAACCCCAACTGCAAGCTCGCTTGGACCACGCTCGCCGGCATCGGGGAGGTGGAAAGTCATCACGGCACCTACCACGGCGCGACGATCGCGGTGAACGGCGACGTCCACCCGCCGATCCGCGGGGTGCGGCTGGACGGCACCAACGGCAACCTGGAGATCATCGACAACGACGACGAGCTCGACGGTGACCCGGTCCACGCCCGGGCGATGGGGCCGATGCAGTTCATCCCCGAGACCTGGAAGCTCTACGGCGTCGACGCCAACAACGACGGCGTCATCAGCCCGGACAACTTCGACGACGCCGCCCTGTCGGCGGCCGGCTATCTGTGCTGGCGTGGCAAGGACCTGTCCACCCCGAAGGGCTGGATGGACGCGCTGCTGGCCTACAACAACTCGTTGACCTACGCCCGGATGGTGCGCGACCGGGCCACCGCCTACGCCAACGGACGCCCGTACTGA
- a CDS encoding alpha/beta hydrolase family protein: MAKHGRKKVSKTAVVGSALATALGIGFAPTLANAAVYAVGVPDWVPTDGFGDAVNILPADPNAVIRAIQNDRAKAAPIVGWGVHEGFSEQQLRPAWVTWINPNPGPIQVNGHRDGQRQEYQCIVFWCGWVEIPQYTGTVTGMNWTVGQWVSPSSPEDVDPGVYLLYLATGGDPALALAPLVNWTAYLSDSHFIGYGDGAIAVGTGYQNFIDLARSGELEPGPALTGPRKIVITDPNDPVTKDVTKAFVKIDEVEYLVLQNAPGLWFAVQPLNPDDFPEAPDLPKLEITPAGVIDVTFLTVHLLRNPGRPNGGLYARFAPAYQELNGVNPVTPERQDVLPPELEGVSLNLADLQLDGLDSGSLEGLAALAEALNGKPAVVTLLKTDTTWQYDILSDAAVTPNPIAWANSAAAALLPLTLGASLLTDPSSLGVTTYTAPDGTVYITVTQDQLPLLAAPRLIAGLLGAATAEEINTPVADALEPVLRLLVNTSYTDVVRNEDGTWTRTLNQMHEPTLFGTRPLTRSQAALLAGDIIAELGRGIGDEYTDVANRIVTRTVNFLRDSGIDVPADLIAAAERLAVEPGKAIKTVSRQLGDGTSKVLGVLDANLPDGPPAPTQEQLADGQRVVGTALKPVKDQADAATAQVNGAIESFTESEPGQALTKTGTRLQNRLNKRVTKTQNSIDKALDRTNKVVTKLGSGDVKGAVKQAGDNAKYRVDRLKKDINNGINKITGTKKQSDSGSGGGSGSGGSSDGGTG, translated from the coding sequence ATGGCAAAGCATGGTCGCAAGAAGGTCTCCAAGACCGCGGTAGTGGGTTCGGCGCTCGCCACCGCACTCGGGATCGGATTCGCACCGACACTCGCCAACGCCGCCGTCTACGCCGTCGGAGTGCCGGACTGGGTTCCGACCGACGGTTTCGGCGACGCGGTCAACATCCTGCCGGCGGATCCGAACGCGGTCATCCGCGCGATCCAGAACGATCGCGCGAAAGCGGCGCCGATCGTCGGATGGGGAGTTCACGAGGGGTTCTCCGAACAACAACTTCGACCGGCTTGGGTGACGTGGATCAATCCAAACCCCGGGCCGATTCAGGTCAACGGGCATCGGGACGGGCAGAGGCAGGAGTACCAGTGCATTGTCTTCTGGTGTGGCTGGGTTGAAATCCCCCAGTACACCGGCACGGTCACCGGCATGAACTGGACTGTCGGTCAGTGGGTCTCACCCAGTTCGCCGGAAGACGTGGATCCGGGGGTGTACTTGTTGTACCTGGCGACCGGCGGCGACCCGGCCCTGGCGCTCGCGCCGCTGGTGAACTGGACGGCCTACCTTTCCGATTCGCACTTCATCGGATATGGCGATGGCGCGATCGCGGTCGGCACCGGCTATCAGAACTTCATCGATCTCGCACGATCCGGCGAGCTGGAGCCCGGACCGGCGCTGACCGGTCCACGCAAGATCGTCATCACCGACCCGAACGATCCGGTCACCAAGGACGTGACCAAGGCGTTCGTGAAGATCGACGAAGTCGAGTACTTGGTGCTGCAGAATGCGCCCGGGCTGTGGTTCGCTGTCCAGCCGCTCAACCCGGACGACTTTCCGGAGGCTCCCGATCTCCCGAAACTCGAGATCACTCCTGCCGGCGTCATCGACGTCACGTTCCTGACCGTGCATCTGCTCCGTAATCCGGGTCGCCCCAACGGGGGTCTGTATGCGCGGTTCGCGCCCGCCTATCAGGAGCTCAACGGCGTGAACCCGGTGACGCCGGAGCGCCAGGACGTGCTGCCCCCGGAACTCGAAGGTGTCAGCCTCAACCTCGCCGATCTTCAGCTGGACGGACTCGATAGCGGCAGCCTCGAAGGTCTCGCCGCGCTTGCCGAGGCACTTAACGGCAAGCCGGCCGTGGTGACCCTGCTCAAGACCGACACCACCTGGCAGTACGACATCCTCTCGGACGCAGCCGTGACGCCCAACCCGATCGCATGGGCGAACTCCGCGGCAGCCGCGCTACTGCCGTTGACGTTGGGCGCGTCACTGCTGACCGACCCGTCGAGCCTGGGGGTCACGACCTACACCGCACCGGACGGCACGGTCTACATCACCGTCACGCAGGATCAGCTGCCATTGCTGGCGGCACCGCGGTTGATCGCCGGATTGCTCGGCGCGGCGACCGCAGAGGAAATCAACACCCCGGTCGCCGACGCGCTGGAGCCGGTGCTCAGACTGCTGGTGAACACCAGCTACACCGATGTGGTGCGCAACGAGGACGGCACCTGGACCCGCACGCTGAACCAGATGCACGAGCCCACGCTGTTCGGCACCCGACCGCTGACTCGTAGCCAGGCGGCTCTGCTGGCCGGCGACATCATCGCCGAACTCGGCCGCGGCATCGGTGACGAATACACCGACGTGGCAAACCGGATCGTCACGCGCACCGTGAATTTCCTGCGGGACAGCGGTATCGACGTGCCCGCCGATCTCATCGCCGCTGCCGAGCGGCTGGCCGTAGAGCCCGGCAAAGCCATCAAGACGGTCAGTCGCCAGCTCGGCGACGGCACCAGCAAGGTGCTCGGCGTCCTGGATGCCAATCTGCCGGACGGGCCGCCCGCACCCACACAAGAACAGTTGGCCGACGGCCAACGTGTGGTCGGCACCGCGCTCAAGCCGGTGAAGGATCAAGCGGACGCGGCCACCGCGCAGGTCAACGGCGCCATCGAGAGCTTCACCGAAAGCGAGCCTGGACAGGCGTTGACGAAGACCGGCACCAGGCTGCAGAACCGACTGAACAAGCGGGTCACCAAGACACAGAACAGCATCGACAAAGCCCTCGATCGCACCAACAAGGTGGTCACCAAGCTCGGGAGCGGCGATGTCAAGGGCGCCGTCAAGCAGGCCGGCGACAACGCCAAGTACCGGGTCGACCGCCTGAAGAAGGACATCAACAACGGGATCAATAAGATCACCGGGACGAAGAAGCAATCGGATTCCGGCAGTGGCGGCGGTTCCGGCAGCGGGGGCTCGAGCGACGGCGGAACCGGCTAG